In the Cucurbita pepo subsp. pepo cultivar mu-cu-16 chromosome LG17, ASM280686v2, whole genome shotgun sequence genome, TTGTGTCTTCCGCCGTCGACGGTTGTGATCCGCCAACCTCTTCCGACAACTCCGTTTTCCGTTATCAAACTCGGTCAGCACATGAAACCTGTCATAAACCCTCCACCAtccattttttcaatattatcaTACACATAATATAACATAGTTTTTGAAGTATGTTATTATTACAATAATGGACGTGGGGTCCACTTCTAACCTTTGACTTTGACCTATGTTTGGTTCTTCATTCCACACAcacatattttattaaaccaaaaataaaaacggGGTACGAAAATGCCCTCcgggtttcttttttttttctttgtacgGAAGGCCAATCATTATTTTGGTATCCCGAGGGCATTTTCGGTATTTCGGGCAGATGTGCAGCTATCTGTGGAAAGTGGCTCTAGGTCTTTTGTGAAGGGGGGGCAAGTCTAGAGCCACCGTCAAACCTGAAAACTACAGGATCTTTTTCCTACGGACGGAATTACCCTCGGGATTTACTCCACCATACGGCCAACCAATGATTGACCTCTAACAAGGGCATTCATGTCATTTTACACACTTGAGTCACTAAGTTGGGTGAAATATTTAAGTAGTTGGAAGCCTAGGTACTATAATGAAAGATtaattcaactaattttaATGTCGGAGTAGCTACAAATTAAAGCTCGGTGTACTATTTCATCTCGGTTTATAATAAATTCGAACATATTTCGACTTTTAATCTATCTAAATGATCATAACGCTAAATGTTTAGGGAGCGATTAGGAGGGTAGTTTGGGAATTTTAGAAGGAAGGGGGAACGAACCTGCTGCATTGCTGACAGAACCTCTGAGTCAACCCGGCGGTGATGACGGTGGAAGCTTTGGAATGAAACTCACAAACTTTATGCCGTCGGTGGTATTGTTTTGCTTGGCTCAGATCCGCATTACACCCCTCCGCTTGGCACCGAGCCGACCAGTTCCCCGAACCCGGTTCGCCACCGGTTCTCGCTCTCCGGTACAATTGATTCACAAACTCCTCCTCCTCAGACGAGAAATAGGTTCTCCCCCCTAAATTTAGCCCTATCCTCGCCGCGAAATCTACAGGAACCGCCGTTATACTCCGACAAACCTCCTCACTCTTGGGTACCACCACAAACTCCCCCCCTCCGACACCTCCGCCATGGACGGCGTCGACTACAGTATCGTAATGATGAGAAGGACCCATTATGAAGCTGTGTGGGTGGTCGTCGAACCCGCCGAAGTGGGTAGTGAACGGCGGCGGAGTCAGAGTCGGCAAGAAAGTGTTGTGGTGGTGATGGTCGATGAAAGTGGGTAAATGGTGAGAGTGAGGCGCTTCCGGGTTAAAAGCGGGTTCGGATTCGTCGCCGGGGAGAAGAATCGGCGGCGCGTTCGTTGATCCCCATTCATATtccaacattttcttttaaaatttcgaGGCAAAGTACCTGCAATGTCggagaaaatttaaaaaaaaaaaattaaaaaaaaaaaaaaaacgcaataaaaattaaaattaacaaatttctCACTCTCACCAATGGCTGAAGCAGatgggaagaacaaaaattcagatcccaaaaaaaaaaaaaaaaaaaaaaaaaccctaaattgccatttgcagagagagagagagagagagagagagagaggggaggGGGTGTCCTTTTAGAGGGCTGTTGTCTTAGTTAGAGTGGGTTTGGAAGGGCATATTTGGTTATATAAAGGGGCATTAATTAAGTGTATCCCTTTAAGTTTAGGACCTGACCTGCGGGACGCGATTGGGTTTTGTGGGTACTCAAACTACTGCCACCCAGACGCCTTCATCTCTGCAGAGGGAAAGGTAAAAGAGAGGGACAGTGGGGTTTGTTCTGTTTCCTACCATTTACAGCTTCTGGTTTATAACCTTTTTACatgctttttttttacctGCTTCCCATTTTACCCTCCTTCCCCACTatcttctcaatttcattttttttttttttttactctcttGTTCAACggttaaatttgaaaagtttcCATCGGGATGCTACcaaaatttatgtaattttttttttactatgatATGCTTTCTCCTAAACTATTGAATAGtaagtaataaaatttaagtattCTCTTTCGGTGATTTACCATGCATGCATGTTGCTCCTATTTAGTGAAACTTGTCTACTTTCGTTTTTGTTGACATGTCGTACCACATTCATAATATTTGTCTCGTCGTTAGGGCATGCCGAGTtagtattatttattgatgCGAATGAAAAAAAAGCTACTTAGATTCAcgtttttcatctttaaaaagtttcattttagttttaaaaaaaaacactcttcaaataaataaatatatatatatttttctttttccaattttagCCTTTATGGTAATTATTTACTATCTTACTCCTTTGAtcaatttttacaaaaaaaaaaaaaaataataataataataacctttcacattttaaaaaaaaagatattattaaaactttatcttaaaattaatgtgAGAGTATTTGATTcctttctttgtcttttatATACTACTATTttttccatatattttttttactttttaatattagggTCGATCATAATATGAGATCATGATATACCAAATAGGTGGGAGGTCTAGAGGGACTTAAGGTACGTACTAGGTAAGACTGAATTTGTTTCATAGAGTAGTATTTAGCTATATGGACATCGTATTAGACTTAAGATCATGGTAGTGTCTTGTCTTAAAATCAGCCTACTTAATTTGGTTATATCGTTCGAGCTAATGTGTAGGCTTTAAATTCATCATTCTAAGTTCTGGAGAGTTCATCATAAAGGTTAAGTGTGCAACTTAGACTTCAAACACTTTACATAGTTCACCTTATTTCAAAGCATACAAATCATTCTTGTATCCAAACATATCAAAATCATGATTAAATAATCCATGTGCCTCAAATTTTATGTCATTCATAGttcatttgaattataaaacataataaaggGCCTAATATGAATATCTTTATCTTATTATTGGTTTAAGTTCAAACATGCTTCTATTCTCTTCAAATTCATCATAcatcacaaaatttatttcttagaTTGTCTAAGTTTAGTGGAATTCATTTATGGgtaaatttttaagatttactGAGCCCTAATAGGTAACTTCGGAGTAAAACGTTCAATTGAGGCCCTTAATAGGTGGTTCAAGTCCTAAACCTTCCATATTCACTTAATATTAAGTAAATATTAACTCTAGAGAGCATTTTCAAGTGATTCCTATCAGTAAAACTTgagaaatatttaatgtaGCTTCTTACCAATTTGGTTACGTTCGAGAGCTCGGTTCAGCTCAAAATTCCTCCACTTTTCTTGTATAGGTCCCTTAATGAATTAACTTTCgtaaaaaagttgaaaggtggtccaaaagtaaaaaaaaagagtggtCAGTTCAACTAGTCATCGTCTCCTATCTTTGAACAGAGAGGAAACACACGTGTCATTACTTTGATGCTCTGAAACTTACTTTCGTTTGCGCCGCTACCGTGAGTTTCTCACGATGTTTTCTTTAGCAAAATTCTAGCCGTGACATCAAGGAAGCTCTAGCAATTGGTTTTCTCGAAAACCATTCGTTCTATTTGATTATATTCATTGAAGAATGATGGGTATTCACCGGCTTTggtttccaattttttttttctttttcctctccaTTCGGGGTGTTTTAGACTTTTTCATGTCTCGTGTCTTTCAACAAaatgattcttcttcttacccTAAAAATTTTTCATGCCCGGTGTCAATCACACAACCCTAACTGAGCTCAACGGTACTTGTACCAGAGTGGAAAGAGAAGTAGAAGCTCTATGGAGACCGTACCAACTACCAACTACTAACTACTTGGAGGCTATCTTTGACTTGTTGGGTTGCTACAATTTTTTTGCTCTTTGACCTTGGTAAATTACTTTGCTTATGTAGTGAATGATCGGTGACCTGGGTTAAGGCACGATCTCATACACTCTATAAGAATAGTATGGTATCTGCTAGTCTAAACATCATTCGTAGAAGGTTAGCTGGCAGATCCTCCTACAGGACCATAAAGTCACCAAAGCTTGGGGGAGCAACCACCTGTGTGTCGACTAGTTACTGGGTCAACCTATGTG is a window encoding:
- the LOC111778332 gene encoding squamosa promoter-binding-like protein 8, with protein sequence MLEYEWGSTNAPPILLPGDESEPAFNPEAPHSHHLPTFIDHHHHNTFLPTLTPPPFTTHFGGFDDHPHSFIMGPSHHYDTVVDAVHGGGVGGGEFVVVPKSEEVCRSITAVPVDFAARIGLNLGGRTYFSSEEEEFVNQLYRRARTGGEPGSGNWSARCQAEGCNADLSQAKQYHRRHKVCEFHSKASTVITAGLTQRFCQQCSRFHVLTEFDNGKRSCRKRLADHNRRRRKTQQISNQGSPKTQRLQTTTTTSSTEQSAWSVTVAVSPAKMSLECLSQRPY